The Theobroma cacao cultivar B97-61/B2 chromosome 1, Criollo_cocoa_genome_V2, whole genome shotgun sequence genome contains the following window.
AATGCTTCTCATCTCTCCAGTACAAATCATGACAACTCTCACATCTGTTAAGTGAATCAAGATAAGAACGTTTGCTGTATTTTACAGCATTAAGTTTCAAGTAAAAACATTTCCATATCCACATATCAAATTCTTGAAGACGTCTCCACTTTCGGTTTTGTTCTTCTCCCTTCTTTCCAGCTTCAAGAACTATAGCACCAAATGGGGTCAAAGATTCATTCATGGCTATTGTCAAGCTTAGGTTGTTGTCAACGTCAGAAACAGGAGAAGAACTGTCTTCTCTGACTAAATCCAGCTCAGGTGATTCGGATGGCATGCGCCTGATCCCTGCATCATATAAATGTCTAGTTGACATTTCTTGACAGAGGGAAGCTTCCCGCTTCTCTAAGGATTCAATAAGAAGAGCTTCACGTTTACCCCTGTCATCCAAAACTGCCAACAGGGCACGCAATGCCTGTACCAGGATTAAGGGACCAACAAATAATAACAGTTAAAAGTCGGTAACACAGAACAATCACTTTGTCATATAAGACATGGCAAGAAATCCAAATTTCAGCTTAAGAATATCCTTTTAGAAGAGAAGTAAAATCTTCATATAATGATGAGAAGACAAATATTATCCAACACTATAACAAATTAAGAAAGGCCCTGCATTATGAAGAAAGCTGAGAGGTACCTCTTCGGTGTCAATAACTTCCCAATGACCATCTTCAGAGGATTCATAATAAATCCTCCTATGGCCAGGGTCATATGCATTACAAGGGCCCAAGAAGAGCCAATATCTGTTGTACCTTCGATCGGAGCCCAAAAATATGGATTGCATTGGGTGTATATCAACTCCAGTTTGAGTTTCTTTTGCATCCATTCTACTGCTAGGGCATTTCTCCTTTTcacaaaactttaaaattgatgatgaatcAAGTGGGTGAGAGTCTGATGATGTATGTGCTTCTTGTACACCATTCTTTGGTCCACCATAGACCCAAGATGGCCTGGGAAAATTATGTTGGTTTGATGATCTCTTTATTTTTGCTCCAGAACCATAGTGAGGGATGTTGGGGACACACTCAGCAATGACTTCACTCGGattctaatcaattaaaatgatgacTAAATGAGAGGCTATCATGCAAAatatcccaaaaaaaaaaaagagactaTCATGTATGTTAACactaaaaattcattttcatagCAGAACAAGAAAGGTTTGAGCAAGAATAAGATGGAGCATGGTAAGACAAAGTTTACAATCTAAAAGATTTTGTCAATCATCTTGTGTGCACAAATACTTACAACCGATAAATAATAGAAAGTTAGAAATGCAGTCAGTAGTTTGCTGTTGATATTAAAGTTTgacttatccaaataatcattgTATTGATCATGGGTCCTCaataaaagagataaaaatcTGCATTTTAAAATCTGAGTGCCTGAATGCAACATACCAAACAAGAGAGCAGAAAGGACCTTTCTCAATCTCTCTTTCcttattatttcttctttttgtctGTTATTTTAAGGGGATGAGGGGGTAAAAGGGGCAGGGAGGGAGGGTTCAACTTGTGGCCAAATGAAACATGACTTACCTCCATTCTGACACTGGAACCAGCACGAAGAAGATCGATCAAAGCCACTAATGCGTTCAACTTCTCTTCAATGCTCAAGTCTGAATATTCACCTTCCATAAGTCCTAGCAACCACACTTCTCCTGGATGGCTTTCATCAATTTCAGTGTAGACTGTCATCAtgttatttttacttttacgataatttttatgtttgagTTTCCGTTGATAGTAATTTCCCAAGTCACAGTCAGAATCTTCACTGCTGCTACTTGCACTACTGTCATCAGTGTCATCATCAACACTTCCAGAGTCCTCAGTGTCGGAATGAAAGTCATTGCCTTCCTTTGCAACAGAATTGCTGCGAAGACGGTATGCAGATGATGATATCTTTTCAAATAAAGTAATATCACTTGAAAGAGTTGAACATATTAATTCTTCGAGTTCCTCAGTCGTGCTAGTGAGATTCAATTCAGTAACCTTCAGAAGGAAACGAAATTTTGGTCACTGAAACAGGGTCATAATGATGACAGTAATGATGATTTCAACTTAGTtagatcaaaattttcttttgaaaaaattagaTCCTCATCTTACCGGCAAAGACTTTGCCAGGTCTGAAACTTTCAGCCCATTATTTCCTCTTTCTGACAAAATTCTAAACAGCTCACCCTTTAAACTACCAGGACGTAGGCCATACCTAGCCATGAGGCTCATTTCCTGTATTACAGAAAAGAAGATTAAATTTCAATTGACATATTTCACATATATCCAAAGATCGATGGATCAGCAGAGAAACTCTACGTAGAATTAAAAACCATCAAGTAAAGAGTTCTCTAACATAGACCATTCTTTTATAAAGGGGGTTCTCCAAAACAAATACAAACCTCAATCAtgtaaaactaaaatttaaagcaaaaaagCTTAAGCACTAAAAATAGTGGGGAGTTAAATAAGAGAAGTGAGATATATCAATGAAGAAGGGGAAATTCAAAACAGATACAGCATATATATCACCTATTATTTTAGATTACACAACTGATACTCCTAAAtgtaaggaagaaaaagaagtttgaATCTGAGATTTAACCATAGTAATACAGAAAATAATGTTCTCATACCTTGCTAAGGGCTTCCCTCCGCAATAGACCTTGTTTTGAACCAAAGCCAGCTGCAACCAAAACTTGACGCAGTATTTCTGTCCATGTCAGTGGGTTCAAGGATGTCTTCCAGAACTCCACCACAAATTCCTGGTTCTCTACCTGATaagtcaaagaaaaacaattataTCCTTATTTTTAAGCAAGGGCATAGAGCTTCCAAATCCTCTAAAAATTCACTACCTCAACATCCTAGGGGTTTTTTCAGAAAGGCTTTTGGCTGCCAAACTAAATTACAAAAGTTAAGTGATATATCCATATATGTTTCCAGGAAACATTTCAACACCAATGTGCTCCGCAAATTGCCACATGCATCTTCCCTTtgtatttatttctttatgttttttttcttcagcATATGTAGGTACTTTgcttatataaattataaccACTCAAACATTCCCAGACTCTGGTTTGATGCTTCATTTAAGCTGCTTTGGTTCCAATCATCACAAAAGAGGAGACAAGAGCAGGTTACCAGGCCCAGACAAGAATTGTTAATACACATCATTTTAACAGATAATTATGTGTAACTTGACCAACAGGCTTAATAAATGTAGAAATAAAACCAATTGGTTAACTTATCGTCaaatcaatcttgatcaataACAAAAAAGGATCTATTTAAGTGAACTATAACTCAAGCAACAAACTTTTGTAAACAATTGACCTTGTCTAACAAGTGCTTCACTTTGGATAGATTGATTTTTCTAGTCAAATAACCATTGATTccaatctttctttttttatttttttggttgggGAAAAATCTTTTACAGGCAATCTAAACAACATTATATATGCCAATCAGCCAGTGAGCCagcaaaaatttaaaatcatgtcCAGCAAGGTTTGCTTATCCTATTCATAACCCAGCAACCAGTAAGACCACCTAAATCATCtggcatataattaaaacaaatcagCAAAGAAGGATTTCCCACACAGAAACACACTTCCAGGTGCATAGACAAGACGCATGCAAGCATGCATGCATTAACAGTAAACCTGTGCGGTCATTACTCACCGAGTGAAGAAGAGCAAGAAACTTGCAAGACAAGCTAAAATGAGGCAAAAGTACACCACTCAGCTCCAATTTGACATCCGACAAAAGAAGCTGTAGAAGGGCCACATGAATTTTCCCAAGTAGCAATGAATCCTGAGATGTATATACAtagatatacatatatatatatatatatatatatgtttataagTACAAATAAGAAATCAAATGAATATATCGAACCCAGGTGACATAATAAGAAATCAAATGAACTGGCAACGAAAAGCCAAGTTAAAGATTTGACGACGTATATGGTaaaataaagatgaaaaataaccTTATCATGAAATGCTTGAGCAAACTCATCAAGTGTGAAGGAGCATATGTCAAGTGTTACTGAATAAGTATACAAGAAATGGAAAACCTGcaaaaaagattttgaccaaCAATTAAGCAAGATAATTGAGGGAAATAAGGAGAACATATGATTTATAACATACTATCACCACTAAATTCTAGATGAAGAGCAAGACAGCAGCCACCAGAAGCATGctttaagaataaaaattcttTCAGCAAAAAAATAGCAAAGATTAAACACAAGAAAAAAGATTATGCACAGCATATTTCATGCAGGATAAATTGGCCTTTGCCAAATCACTGAAGGAAGAGcaacaataacaaactttAAGCATTGTAGACACCTTAAACAGTTTTTTGACAGTGTCTGGAGATGAATCCCAGGGTTGCATACTGAATGGTTGCTTCATCTTAACTGAACTAGGTGGAAACTTAGCCAGCAAATCTGGGaaacaataaaagaattcctcttagaactccaaaaaaatttcttatgtATGCACATGATATTTGTTACAACATAAGGTGGAAAACTTGCTCAAGTATTCTTAAATATATATCATGAACACTACTAAACCAACCTTTACAAAGGGAGCAACCAAGCACTCCACTGGTACCAAGATGATCAGAGCATGTCAATGGATTTGGTCCGGCTTGTAACTCCCTCAGCTCcaactcttcatcatcaacTAGCATTAAAAGCTGATCAAGACTTTTATTGGATGTACTTCCTTCTAAAGCAAGTTCACATTTTTCTTTGTGCAACTGCCTATTACTGTCATCTTTGTTAGATTTCATCtggcattaaaaaggtaagcCAACATTAATACAGAAGGTATACTGTACTTAAGCTAAACCACaaaaatgtgatagaaaagaCCACAAAATTACCTCTCTCCTTTTAATTGAAGGCCTCTTCTTTTCCTGTAACTTCTTTTCCAAGCTTCTCTGTTTCTGGAAGGGCAAGTTACAGTCAGCAAATTTTCTAAATAGAACCATTAAGATAAATCTAAGGAAATGATCAACCAAGAGCCAAAGCCCCTGGTTTCTCTGggaagattaaaaaaaataaagatttactagagattaaagaaaaaaacaaaaacaaaaaacgaAAAGTAATCAACACAAAATCTTGTGagagaaaaaattaataactaaCCATTAAAGATACTAATGGTTGCCGTCTTTTGTTCCGAGCTGGTGGCTTTCGCACTACAGGACTTGATGTTTGGGGAGGAGCAATGATTTGTTTATTAGAAAAATCAACACCAGTAGGAATATCTCCACCCTCAGGGTTTACAACCCTCCAAACTGTCATCAAACCTTTTCCAATACCATGCTTCTTCACTGGGGCACTCTCATTACAGTTGTTCTGATAATCTATGGTGGTAAGCTCAGAAACCTTAAATAGaagaagcaaaaataaaagatattagGAACCTGAAGGGGTGGGAACTGAAGGGTGCACATATTGAAAACATTCTTGATACCGTTCTCCTTCTGGTTGCTCTTTGGTCCTCTTGATCAGCAggatgagaatttttagaaccTAAATATAAGAAAAGTATGAGTAaaggatttttttattgaaatacaGTGTTAACAACCAGAAAAACTGGATAaagcaaaaatcaaataatgaCAAGCTATATTCCTCCAACTCTTCATTTGTCATCAAGTACCCTTGTCAGGAACTTATCAAACATCTCTAAGCGGACAAGCATATGGGGTCTTGACCTTCCAAATATAAGGAAAAATTCAGAAAAACTGAATGCACCCATGTTGGACAAAAACCCATACCAGACTTAATCCTGAGTCTGAGCAATACAGATTAAGATTAAACAAAAACCATAAGAAAGACtaaatttcaaatattcactagcttttgttttgttacaCCTGTTAACTGGTAAACAGTAATAAATGGTGCAAAatttaacaagaaaaattgctTTCTCCATCTTAGGAAGATAGCAACTTTGACAAGCTCAACCTGATGAGTAACAGAAACCCACATGAGGTTTTCAGCATAAATTTCATTTGCAGCAAAACCATAAATTACGGCATCAAAGAAATAACCACCATTATTGAATAGCATCAAGTATCTATTAAGGCAACAAGGCTACAACTTTCCAGTAGTATACCTTTGCAGTGGCAAAAGGCTTGAGAAGGAAGAGAGTCAAATTCCACACCAAGTGGAGGACCATCCTTGCGAAATACCTTCTTCAGAATGTACTGAGGAGATGACAAATCCTGCAGAAGAagcattttcttctttctcttgttAGCTGTTGAAAATGCACTTTTATATCTTGAACATAATGCAGCACCAGTGTTTGACCTATTATGAAACAAAGAGCCCTGTCCTTTAGGGTTCTTTCTACCAGCAGAAACACCTCCAACATTCCTTCCATTAGGAGCATGGAGTTTTTTCATAGAATGGATAGGTAACATAATTCCATAATCCCTTTTATCCCTTCTTCTCCTCTCAACAAACCATCCCTTGACCTCCTTCAAAGTTAATCCTAAAGCTGCAGCATAGCCTTCCATCTGTCTCTGGGTAGGATATTTCTCCTCTGCTTCACATGATAAcacaaataagaaataaaaacatagTGCCATACAGTAATATATCAGTCAGCTGGATTAATTGAAGAAAATCAGTAACTATTAAAGCCATGTTTAACGCGTACTTCAGAAGGAGGTCTTAgcttaaatattaataaaattttagaatcAATCTATATACTTGTAAAGCCATCTCATCTAAGTAAATACTTGGAAAACTTAACTAAACGATACCCTGATAAACATGGTAtgacttttaattctaaaAGATAAATCTTCAGAGCCACACACACACCTTCATAGAAGCTCTCGAGAGCTTGAAGCTGAAGTGACGATTTCCTCTTCATTTCGACCAAGTTCTCGTAGCCTTCTAAGTGATTACCTTAATTCAAATTCCCAAGTGCCGAAAACTCGAGCCATATTAAACATACTGCGAATTCCAAACAAACAAAGAGTAACCAttcaagaagagaaaaataagaCCAAAATACCC
Protein-coding sequences here:
- the LOC18612561 gene encoding homeobox-DDT domain protein RLT3 isoform X1, with product MKRKSSLQLQALESFYEEEKYPTQRQMEGYAAALGLTLKEVKGWFVERRRRDKRDYGIMLPIHSMKKLHAPNGRNVGGVSAGRKNPKGQGSLFHNRSNTGAALCSRYKSAFSTANKRKKKMLLLQDLSSPQYILKKVFRKDGPPLGVEFDSLPSQAFCHCKGSKNSHPADQEDQRATRRRTVSELTTIDYQNNCNESAPVKKHGIGKGLMTVWRVVNPEGGDIPTGVDFSNKQIIAPPQTSSPVVRKPPARNKRRQPLVSLMKQRSLEKKLQEKKRPSIKRREMKSNKDDSNRQLHKEKCELALEGSTSNKSLDQLLMLVDDEELELRELQAGPNPLTCSDHLGTSGVLGCSLCKDLLAKFPPSSVKMKQPFSMQPWDSSPDTVKKLFKVFHFLYTYSVTLDICSFTLDEFAQAFHDKDSLLLGKIHVALLQLLLSDVKLELSGVLLPHFSLSCKFLALLHSVENQEFVVEFWKTSLNPLTWTEILRQVLVAAGFGSKQGLLRREALSKEMSLMARYGLRPGSLKGELFRILSERGNNGLKVSDLAKSLPVTELNLTSTTEELEELICSTLSSDITLFEKISSSAYRLRSNSVAKEGNDFHSDTEDSGSVDDDTDDSSASSSSEDSDCDLGNYYQRKLKHKNYRKSKNNMMTVYTEIDESHPGEVWLLGLMEGEYSDLSIEEKLNALVALIDLLRAGSSVRMENPSEVIAECVPNIPHYGSGAKIKRSSNQHNFPRPSWVYGGPKNGVQEAHTSSDSHPLDSSSILKFCEKEKCPSSRMDAKETQTGVDIHPMQSIFLGSDRRYNRYWLFLGPCNAYDPGHRRIYYESSEDGHWEVIDTEEALRALLAVLDDRGKREALLIESLEKREASLCQEMSTRHLYDAGIRRMPSESPELDLVREDSSSPVSDVDNNLSLTIAMNESLTPFGAIVLEAGKKGEEQNRKWRRLQEFDMWIWKCFYLKLNAVKYSKRSYLDSLNRCESCHDLYWRDEKHCKICHTTFELDFDLEERYAIHVAMCREKGDNSMFPKFKVLSSQLQSLKAAVHAIESVMPEGALVGAWTKSAHRLWVKRLRRTSSLSELLQVVADFVAAINENWLNQCNTDQGGCAVIEEIIAFFPTIPQTSSAVALWLVKLDEFIAPYLRKVHSKKELENGTRCSERRAPKE
- the LOC18612561 gene encoding homeobox-DDT domain protein RLT3 isoform X2, producing MKRKSSLQLQALESFYEEEKYPTQRQMEGYAAALGLTLKEVKGWFVERRRRDKRDYGIMLPIHSMKKLHAPNGRNVGGVSAGRKNPKGQGSLFHNRSNTGAALCSRYKSAFSTANKRKKKMLLLQDLSSPQYILKKVFRKDGPPLGVEFDSLPSQAFCHCKGSKNSHPADQEDQRATRRRTVSELTTIDYQNNCNESAPVKKHGIGKGLMTVWRVVNPEGGDIPTGVDFSNKQIIAPPQTSSPVVRKPPARNKRRQPLVSLMKQRSLEKKLQEKKRPSIKRREMKSNKDDSNRQLHKEKCELALEGSTSNKSLDQLLMLVDDEELELRELQAGPNPLTCSDHLGTSGVLGCSLCKDLLAKFPPSSVKMKQPFSMQPWDSSPDTVKKLFKVFHFLYTYSVTLDICSFTLDEFAQAFHDKDSLLLGKIHVALLQLLLSDVKLELSGVLLPHFSLSCKFLALLHSVENQEFVVEFWKTSLNPLTWTEILRQVLVAAGFGSKQGLLRREALSKEMSLMARYGLRPGSLKGELFRILSERGNNGLKVSDLAKSLPVTELNLTSTTEELEELICSTLSSDITLFEKISSSAYRLRSNSVAKEGNDFHSDTEDSGSVDDDTDDSSASSSSEDSDCDLGNYYQRKLKHKNYRKSKNNMMTVYTEIDESHPGEVWLLGLMEGEYSDLSIEEKLNALVALIDLLRAGSSVRMENPSEVIAECVPNIPHYGSGAKIKRSSNQHNFPRPSWVYGGPKNGVQEAHTSSDSHPLDSSSILKFCEKEKCPSSRMDAKETQTGVDIHPMQSIFLGSDRRYNRYWLFLGPCNAYDPGHRRIYYESSEDGHWEVIDTEEALRALLAVLDDRGKREALLIESLEKREASLCQEMSTRHLYDAGIRRMPSESPELDLVREDSSSPVSDVDNNLSLTIAMNESLTPFGAIVLEAGKKGEEQNRKWRRLQEFDMWIWKCFYLKLNAVKYSKRSYLDSLNRCESCHDLYWRDEKHCKICHTTFELDFDLEERYAIHVAMCREKGDNSMFPKFKVLSSQLQSLKAAVHAIESVMPEGALVGAWTKSAHRLWVKRLRRTSSLSELLQVVADFVAAINENWLNQCNTDQGGCAVIEEIIAFFPTIPQTSSAVALWLVKLDEFIAPYLRKVHSKKELENGTRCSD